A window of Carassius gibelio isolate Cgi1373 ecotype wild population from Czech Republic chromosome A3, carGib1.2-hapl.c, whole genome shotgun sequence genomic DNA:
ATTAGTCATTCACTTCAGAAACAGAAGAAATCATAAGAGATCTTAGGGCCTTAGGCCTCGTGTTCTTCAACAAACACATCTGACTCAATCAAAAACTTTGACTCAACATGGTTTTATCGATTTGAGTCAATGAGCTGCTGTTGAGGTCCAACGTCTTTTCAAGACGTCTTCTTGTGGACCTCCTTCCCTGTTCTCTTCACTCCCCTGGAAGCAATTAATTCTGTAGCAAAGTCCTCCCATATGTTTTAGTTTTCCTTATATGTATGGTGTCCTTTAAATCTGCTGCTGTTAAACAGAAAACTGAAGCACAAACTACAGGAGCTTCACACAGTCTGGATAAATGAATACTGTTTGAAAAGCACTCAAATCTCTTACAGGACGATGAAGAGTCAGACGTCAGGAGTCAGAGAAGATCATCAGCTGAAGACAGATGAAGGAGACGGAGGAGGAAACAGAGAAACATGTTACTCGCTGATACCAGAGGTTAGCTTAAGATGAATTAACATTCAGAAAGCACTTTCATTTACATGTCtgtgatgtacagtatgtgaggCTTGCatcagctccttccaggcttcaATATACTGAGATGGAGAGTGATGAGCGGCTGCTGGTTAACACTCACACCAGTGTCATTCACTGTGTGAAGAAGGAACAGAAAGATAGAGGTGTGTgtgcatacgtgtgtgtgtgtgtgtgcgtgtgtgcgtgtgtgtgtgcgcgtgtgtgtgtgcgtgtgtgtgcgcgcgtgtgtgagtgtgtgtgtgtgaatgcgtgtgtgtgtgtgtgtgtgtgcgcgcgcgcgtgtgtgtgtgtgcgtgtgtgtgtatgtgtgtgtgtgtgaagaaggaACAGAAAgatagaggtgtgtgtgtgtgtgtgtgtgcatacgtgtgtgtgtgtttgtgtgtgtgtacatacgtgtgtgtgtgtgtgtgtgtgtgtgtgtgtgtgtgtgtgcgtgcgtgcgtgcgtgcgtgcgtgtgtgtgcgtgtgtgtgtgtgtgtgtgtgtgtgcatgcgtgtgtgtgtgtgtgtgtgtgtgtgtgtgacagatgtGTTAGAGGATGTGGTTGAGGGTTTAGGAGAAGTCTTCTCTCTTTCCTCTGTTATTATCGCCCCCAAACACAGAAAGTCATTCACAGATAATGCTCAGAGCCCATGTAAAATATGGTGTAACGTGTGgggaaataaagataaataatacaaatatggtACTTGTGCAATGATTCATTTGCTGTGATTGCTTCATTTAATTATTCCCTTTCACATTGTCTTTAAACACAGTAAAGTCACACATGTATGGTGCACACATACCATCCACAAAAGCCTACTTGGCCAACCACATCCTAAGACTTTCATATAATATCCAGGCTgtctttttaaaattatgtttaacttattattattagtagtagtattattaacTTGTTAACTAGAACTATGGCTGTGCATTGTGCATGTGCCACCCTGACTTCAGGATATAAATACTGACTTTTATTTCATACAGTGATTGTTGCACACAATCCTCTTCACAGGAGAAGACGAAGCAAAGACCTGCCTCTTTACAGTAAGTCTGTGCCTACATTAATACATGAAGTGATGAATGCAAACTTCTACCGGTGGATTCTGATCATTTCAGTCTGTGATGTGGAGTTAATTAAGATCTTGACATCATTAGATGTAGCTCTGAAAGTCTGACTTGACTGTTTACAGTGAGGATTGTTCTTCTGGGCTCCAGCGTGTCTGAAAACAGTAGAGTAGGAAACTTCATCTTAGGACGAGCAGCGTTTGACAGTGAAGCTGCTCCAGATGTTGTAGAAAGAGTCGGAGGAAGACTGAAGGACAGACACCTGATGATCACCAACAGTCCTCAGCTGCTCCAGAGGAACATCTCAGATCATCAGATCACACAgacagtgagagagtgtgtgtttctgtctgatCCAGGACCTCATGTGATCCTTCTGCTCCTCAAACATGAGCAGTGTTCAGCAGAAGATCAGGAGCTTGTGGAGAAGGTGCTGGGATCTTTCTCTGAGCAGGTTTATCAACACACCATGGTCCTCACAACACAAGAGACCACAGAAACCAGTGACATCCTACAGAACATCATTCAGAAGTGTGCAAACAGACACTTCAGTCTTCAGAGAAGCAGCTCTCCTGAGGATCTTCTGCTGATGTTTGAGGAGATTGTGAAGATGAATGATGGACTTCACCTGGAGTGTGCTGAAGCTGCACAGTGTTTCACCATGAAACAACAGATCACAGAGAGACGTGAGTGTGAGGATATTTGAAGTTTCAGAGGCTGTGAAGCTGAATCTGGTCCTGTGTGGGAGCGACGGGATTTTAAAATCCTCTGAATCAGAGCAGATCCTGCAGCAGACCGACAGAAGATCAGACGTGGAGCTTCATGGTCGGATCAGTGTGATAGAGCTTCCAGCTCTGACTGGTCTCTCAGAAGAGGAAGTGATGCGTCAGACTCTcagctgtgtgtctctctgtcatcCTGGAGTTCATGCTTTCCTCCTCATTGTCCCTGATGCTCCACTCAATTATGAAGACAAAGCAGAAACAGAGAAGATCAACAAACACATCATGACCCTCATAAAGCAGGAATCAGAAGAACTCAGTGAAGAGACACAGTCTGTCATTGAGAGGTTCGCAGGACAACATGAGTTCTTCGGTCCAAAGACACAAGTGTCCACATTGATGGAGAACATCGAGCAGATGCTGGAAGAAAACAGAGGAGAGTTTTACTCCACAGAGACATTTCTGGAGGCTCAGAAGAAAACACTGATGAAATATGAAGAGATGGAGAAGAACATCAACTCAACAGACACATACTTAGTGTCACAAGGTAATGAG
This region includes:
- the LOC127956429 gene encoding GTPase IMAP family member 9; this translates as MLLADTRVIVAHNPLHRRRRSKDLPLYMRIVLLGSSVSENSRVGNFILGRAAFDSEAAPDVVERVGGRLKDRHLMITNSPQLLQRNISDHQITQTVRECVFLSDPGPHVILLLLKHEQCSAEDQELVEKVLGSFSEQVYQHTMVLTTQETTETSDILQNIIQKCANRHFSLQRSSSPEDLLLMFEEIVKMNDGLHLECAEAAQCFTMKQQITERRECEDI